From a single Maniola hyperantus chromosome 3, iAphHyp1.2, whole genome shotgun sequence genomic region:
- the LOC138404752 gene encoding uncharacterized protein, whose product MPFCALHERDAALALLRRAAPLPRLSALCTSETAHWSCCVVPRRCRAFLRPWRARQRAGVAAPCRAAAAPFCALHEPDGALALLRLAASCRAAAAPLCTLHERDGALVVLRCVRRCGLWCLSQTWRLTGIVARCRACRGACINAAEPLYELIGENVLF is encoded by the exons atgcctttctgcgctctgcacgagcgtgacgctgcgctggcgttgctgcgccgtgccgcgccgctgccgcgcctttctgcgctctgcacgagcgagACGGCGCACTGGAGTTGCTGCgtcgtgccgcgccgctgccgcgcctttctgcgcccTTGGCGAGCGAGACagcgcgctggcgttgctgcgccgtgccgcgccgctgccgcgcctttctgcgctctgcacgagcctgacggtgcgctggctttgctgcgcc TTGCTGCgtcgtgccgcgccgctgccgcgcctctctgcactctgcacgagcgtgacggcgcGCTGGTGGTACTGCGCTGCGTGCGCCGCTGCGGGCTATGGTGCCTCTCGCAAACATGGCGGCTCACTGGTATTGTGGCACGATGCCGCGCGTGCCGTGGGGCTTGCATAAACGCTGCCGAGCCCTTGTACGAGCTGATTGGTGagaatgttcttttttaa